Within Paenibacillus albicereus, the genomic segment AGCGACCATCGTCGTCGAGCCGCCGCCGTCGAAGTTGACCGCCTTGCTGACGCCGAGCTCGACGAGCACCGATTGCAGCTCCGCGAGCGTCAAGCCGGAGCTGCTGCCGTTGTCCTCGGCCGTCACCAGATACACGGTGCGGCCGTCCGCGGAATAGCCGCCTGCCGTCCGCGACCGCGCGGACGAGCCGCTGATCGACGAGACGCTGCGGGAAAACGCCGCGGCCTTGCCGTTCTCCACGAGGATCGTATGTCCGCCGACCATCGTCTCGAAGCTGGACGGATCGACCGTCTGCTGCGTCGTCAGCGACTGCAGGCGGTAATCGGCGCTCGCCGGCTGGCCGACCTGCAGATGCTCCCGCACGTAGGCGGCCGCTGTTCCGTGCGCGCGCAGGATGAAGCCGTCCGCCGGAGGCGTCATCGGCAGCGCCGTGCCCTCCGAAATTTGCGTCACGACGCCGCCTTGCACGAGCACCTCGGTCGGGGTGGCGTAGCTCGCTCCCGCCGGCCGGCTCGGCTCCGTCCAGGCGCTCGTATACAGGTAGAGAGCATTGGCATGCGAGTAGCCTTTGGTCGGAAACTCCGTGCTGTACGAAGACTGGTTCATGCCGCTGAGAGCGAACGTCGAGCCGTCCCCGGCCGTCACGCTGCCCTGGAAGCTGTAGCGGTCGATGACCGCCTTGCGGTCCTTGGTGACGCCGAACATGTACATGCCGGTCAGCTGCATCGGGCTGACGAGCAGCGAGCCGCTGCTGATCTGCGCGCCCATCGGCGCTCCGTCGGAGGAGGCGGTCTGGAAATAGTCCGCGTTGATGCCGGCGACCGCGCCGGCGTTCTTGGCCATGTTCAGCACGCTGCTGCGGCCGGTGACGACGCCTTTCTGCCCGTTGACGGCGTTCAGGCTCACATAAGGATCGTTGAGGTCGATTTTGATGACATGGATATTGGACTGGACGGAAGCGCCGCTGCGCGTGCCTTTCCAGAGGTAGTCGATGCGCTGCGCGCCGGAAGTAATCATCTCCTGGCTGACGACGGTCAGCTTGGCGCTCGCGGCAGCGGCCTGGCCGACGGGGGACAGGAAGCTCATCGCTCCGGGCAGCTGGGGCGCGAGCGCGGCGAGCGGCTGGATGACGAGCGCGGCGCCGAGCGTGCTCACGAGCACGCGGCGCACGAAGACGCCTCGCGCCGGCTTGCGCGGGGAAGACGGGACGGCGTGGACTTGGACTTCGTTGCGGCGACGGTTGGTGCGGCTTGCCTGTTTCATATGAGATGCAACTCTCCTATCTGTTTGCCTTCATTCAGTTCGTCTAGCACATGAATGAATAGACTTCCAGAATAGAGAAAAGTTGCGAGGTGATAGATTAGTCTTTTCAGCTCGATCGGCATGAACGACTTTTTCTATGAAAATAGCAAAAGCGACCGCTCGGGCCAAGGCCGGGAACGGTCGCGCAGTCGGCAAGCGGGCAAAAATGCGGCTAAGCTTTCACATGAGCCAGCTTGTCGGGGTTGCGGATCAGATAGAGCTTTCGGATGCGGGTGCCGGAGGCATCGGCTTCGAGGCAAAGGATCGACTCGGCCTCGCCCGGCTTGGCCAGCAGGAGCAGCTGCGGCTCGCCGTTCAGCCTCACGAGGCGCTTGAGCGCCGCTCGGGCGGAATGCAGAATCTTGGGAGAGGCGAGGAAGGAGAGGACGCGCTCCTTGCCGACGATCGGCCGCATCGCCGCTCGGACCTTGCCGCCGCCATCGGTGACGAGCACGGCGTCGTCGCTCAGCAGCTCCCGCAGCTCCTCCACGCGGGCCCGCTCGAACGCTTCCACGAAGCGGGCGATCAGCTGCTCGCGGGCGGCGCCCCCGCGCGCGGCATCCGCCTCGTCCTCTTCCTGCGGCTTCATGGAAACGGCCGCCCTCCCTGCTCTGGACTCCTTCCTGTCCGCTGCGGCCTCCTCCTTCTCCCCCCTTGCCCGGCTCAGCTTCCGTTTCGCCCGGCTGCCATGCTGCCGGCAAGCGGCAGGCGTCTTGCCCAGCATGATCGCGATTTCCTCATACGCATACCCATAGGCTTCGTGCAGCACCAGCACGGCGCGCTCCGTCGGCGTCAGCTGCTCCAGCAGCGTCATGAAGCCGTAGGTCAGCCGCTCCCGCTGCTCGGCCGCCTGCTCCGGCAGCTCCGGCCCGTCCGGGTCCGGAAGCGGCTCAGGCAGCCATTCTCCCGCATAGCGCTCCCTGCGCCGCCGGGCGGAGCCGAGCAGCTTGAGCGAGCGGTTGACCGCGGCCCGCACCAGATAGGCCCGGCTGCTGCGCAGCTCCGGCAAGCCTCCGGCATGCAGGTCCGCGAACAGCTCCTGCGTCACGTCCTCCGCGTCGGCGACGCTGCCGAGCATGCGATAGGCCGCACGGAAGACGCTGGAGCGCTCCGTCCGGTACAAGCCCTCCAGCGCCAGCTCCCCTTCCCGGCCCTCCGCTCCATCCGTCCGCCGCTCCCGTCCACCGCCGGCTTCCTCCTTCTCCATCCCGCTCTCCTCCTTATCGATCCAGGCCGGAACCGTCTCCCTTCCCAATCGGTCCGTCGAAACACCCCGGGTACATGCCGGTCGCGATCGCGATCCGGTTCCACGCTCCGATCGTATTGACGACCAGCAGCAGATCCACGACGCCGGCCTCTCCGTACCAGCGGACCGCCTCTTCGTAAACGTCCTCCGGCATGCCGCCGTCCGCGATGAATGCCGCGCGCTCGGCAAAAGCCAGCGCCGCCCGCTCCGCCTCCGTGAACGCGGGGACCTCCCTCCATACCGGGAGGAGCAGCAGCCGCTCCGCCGGCTCGCCCTTTCCGAGCAGGTCCTTGCTGTGCATGTCGACGCAGAACGCGCACCCGTTCATCTGGGACACGCGAGTCTTGACCAGCTCCTTCAGGAGCGGGTCGAGGCCTCGTCCCGCTGCGGCCTCCAGCCCCTGCATGGCGCGGTAAGCCTCCGGCTTCGCCTCTCGGTAATTCATTCTCAGCTTCATGTCGAACTCCTCCTTTTCGCAGGCTCTGCCCGCGTCTAGGAATGAAGACCGAACAGCCCGAGCGAGTGTGACAGCAAGACGAAAAAAACCGGCCTGCTGCCAGGCCGGCGAAAATCAAGTCGGGCAAATATCCCTAGACGTCGATCATGTTCAAGTATTGCAGCATGCGCTTCATCATCACGACGGCCTCGGCCCTCGTCGCCTTGCCGGCGGGGACGAACTGATCGGCCTTCTGGCCGTTCAGCACGCCGATATAGACCGCCTTGGCCGCATAGCTCTTGGCCCAGCTCCCGATCTTGCCGCGGTCCTTGAATTTTTCCAGGTAGCTCAGCTCCTGCTGCGGCGGAACGATCTTCATCTCGGCCGCCTCGACAGCCCGGATAATCATGGCGGCCATCTCCTGGCGGGAGACGGGATCGTTCGGCCGGAACTGGCCGCCGCTGCCTTCGACGATGCCGGCGGCGGAGGCGGCGCCGATGTAGGCGGCGGCCGCTCCGAGACCGTTCGTATCGCGGTAGGCCGAGGAGGCGGCAGCCATGTTGCCCTTCAAGCCGAGCGCCCGCGAGATGAACTCGGCCAACTCCGCGCGGGTGATCGTCTTTTTCGGCTCGAACGAGCTGTTCGTGCGCGGACGCACGATCGCTTTGGCCGCCAACGCGGAAATGTCGTTCTTGGCCCAGTGGCCCGCGATGTCGCTCAGCACCGCACTGCCCCGGGCGATGGCGAAGACCCCGCCGTCCCGGTGCTTCAGCACGACCGCGGAGCCGCTGCCGGCGCTCTGCGTCTTGGTCGGCACGTAGCTCATCAGACTCGTCTCCGCATCGTAGAAGACGCCTGCCGCCTGCGCGGCTGGAATCGGGGAAGCGGAGCGGATCGTCGTCGTCATCATCCGCTTGAGGCCGCTGTAGGCGACCTTGGCCGCGCTGCTGCCGCTGACGAGCGATAGATCGATGCTGATCGGGCCGGCCAGCAGGCTGGCGCCCGCGCGGCTCATTGCGAATTGCAGCGTGCCGGCCAGCGAGCTCGCGCCCGAGTCGAGCGAGAGCAGCAGATAGCCGGTCGTGCCGCCCGCATTGAGCAGCTTGGCCGTTTTTTCATAGTCGATCGCCTGCAAAGGAAGCTCTACGGTCAGCGTATCGAACTGCACCTCGAACGAGGCGTTCCCGGCGCTGCCCATCGCCTGCTGCAGCGACGCGAGCGGAAGGGCGACCAGACCGGCCTTGTTCGCGTCCGGCACCTTGAAGCTCACCTTGGACTGGCCGGCGGCGCGCGCGGCCTGGAAGGCCGCCGCCAGCCGCTCGTTGAGCACCGTATAGCGGGTTGCGACGCGGCCGGCGGGAGAGACGTCCGAGCTCGTCGAGACGTCCATCTGCGTCAGCTGGCCCGGAGTCGCGCCGCTGGCGCCGCCTCCGGACCCGGTGCTGTCGCCTGCGGAAGCGTTGGCGATCGCGACGGAGGAAAGGGCAGGCGCCGCGTCGCCCCCTGAAAGCCGCAGCGCATTGTAGGTCGGAGGGCTGTACGTCAGCGTCAGCGTCTGTCCCGGCGCGACCGGGCTGCTCAGCTGCAGCGATACGGCGAGGCCGGAGATGCTCACGCTGGACACGGGAATGAGCGTGCCGTTCGCGCGGAACGAAAACTGCGCAGGCGACGGAACGGCTGTCGGATCGAGCGCCATGCTGTACAGCAGCGTGACGGCCGTGCCGGAGGCGCTGCCGGACAGGAATGCGGGATAGGTGCCGCTGACGCCAGCCTCGCGGTTGCTGAAGCTCTCG encodes:
- a CDS encoding sigma-70 family RNA polymerase sigma factor, with amino-acid sequence MEKEEAGGGRERRTDGAEGREGELALEGLYRTERSSVFRAAYRMLGSVADAEDVTQELFADLHAGGLPELRSSRAYLVRAAVNRSLKLLGSARRRRERYAGEWLPEPLPDPDGPELPEQAAEQRERLTYGFMTLLEQLTPTERAVLVLHEAYGYAYEEIAIMLGKTPAACRQHGSRAKRKLSRARGEKEEAAADRKESRAGRAAVSMKPQEEDEADAARGGAAREQLIARFVEAFERARVEELRELLSDDAVLVTDGGGKVRAAMRPIVGKERVLSFLASPKILHSARAALKRLVRLNGEPQLLLLAKPGEAESILCLEADASGTRIRKLYLIRNPDKLAHVKA
- a CDS encoding carboxymuconolactone decarboxylase family protein, with protein sequence MKLRMNYREAKPEAYRAMQGLEAAAGRGLDPLLKELVKTRVSQMNGCAFCVDMHSKDLLGKGEPAERLLLLPVWREVPAFTEAERAALAFAERAAFIADGGMPEDVYEEAVRWYGEAGVVDLLLVVNTIGAWNRIAIATGMYPGCFDGPIGKGDGSGLDR